The sequence TGTGCCACAGACAAATGCGGGGAGATTTATTGCAATCTTTGTTGGAGTTGTGGTAGGAAGTTTgattcattttctgaattttttgaattaaattacaACTCTTAATACAAAAACGCTTTCTTTTTTTACAGGGAGCCGTAATTTCTTCGATCTTAATTGCGGTTATATCCAGGAACATTCTTCTTTCTCAAGGACAAAGAAACGTGAATAACTTTATGTACGACAGCAAATTAGCCAGAGAGCACAAGGAAGCAGCCGCGCGAGTTCTACAACACACATGGCACATTCATAAATGTCTACAAGGGAGTGACGGTGGAAATCGACGGCTGCGAACTTATCAGAGGAAGTTTCTGAAAGCAATTCACAAGTGAGATTTATTAATTAATGAAGGAGTAGTTGACATGAGGAAATTCAAGTGCAGTacatatttaaatatttactGTGGGGAAAATAAACAGGAAAATTCCGTTGAgaatgtgaatttttggaattgccGCCCAAATTCTTGACATCCTagaatgttttaatttcaaaaaattgtttggacGATGTCATAGCTTGAGTTcgttaaaattggaaatttttgggtgttctaaaactgaaaaattctgaatacgTAAATGTACAAAGGTGAGAAATTACTCCAATTTTTACGcgcatgggtctcgccacgatgacAACAAGTTACTGTAACTCGTGCCAAATTATAAGTCGCtacttcatcattttttttttcaaaaattgttttccaaagCCAGTGTCgcatttaaattgaaaaatatgtaataGCGTCCCGTAAAGAGACACAAAATACAATCGTTCATTGACCACGTGGTGAGACCAATgcttataaaattttcatattttgatttttacgtaatataaaaataaatatgtcaATGTGCGaaacataaaacaaaatttcgattCCCTCGTATAGTAATATCCGCGGAGATATAAAGGTTTTTCCCCGCTCAACCAATTTTCCCAATTATACTTTATAAAAATGTTAGTTTAAGAATCCAAACGTGTCTACATACTACtatttcttctaaaaacaTACGAATAGACTGTAAatcttaaattcaaattttagattccGTTCTGTAAAAAGTGAGATGCGAGAATTTTCCGAGAACAACAGTCAAAACAACCCTCAAATGACCCGGCTTGTAACTGATATGCACACTTCAATGCAAAGATTGCTGAATGTGCAAGATGAAATGAGGATGCAAATTGAGGTTGTTaaatttgttctgaaaaaatgagttaaaaactttaaaagtttagGTATTACAACAAAGTGTACGAAATCACTACATGCATTCAACCCCAAATGTTCCACATCTTCAAGGTACATAACCGAATTTCTAATCAGTTTCTAACTTTTctatcaataattttgaaggTCTAACTTCTTCTCCGGTACCATCTGATCGTTACGACAATCGGTTCTAAAGCAGtgtcttttttgtgttttttttctcacaagtACTATTATTTTTCCTTCTAATCCGACAATCGATCACAGTTCTCATCTCAAGTtgtgtatttatttttctaacgACAACCCCcgattacaacaaaaaatttcgtgtatttgaattttattgacaattgaatttcaaaaaaattatataaataaatattcaataaataattgacATCACTTTTTCTTTCTGCACCCACACTAATTTGCATTCATGTATTGCTTCCTAAAATGTCATATTTGTTaaacatgttttattttaatcctTACCAAAGTTTCGTTAGGGTTgtttgccatttttttaaatgcggcatcatttttgaaatttcagcttcGTTTTGGGGTTGTTTCAAAAcatcagaaactttttttgcaaaagattGAACCATTGGGTGAACATCACCGGATAAATCTGAAACTTAAAATAAAGTGAGTTTCTGATGTGCACATTGTGCCACATTTCGTTGGCAATATATTCCCGATCTGCCCAAATTAAAGGTGGGCCTTCCTTTAGTGCTGTTGTTACCGAATATCGTagtacaactttttttttaatggaacaTTTTCATTTCGAGACAAAAAGCGATGTTAACTCAGTTGTCATAAACTTTTGACAtcgatcaaaaaattcttcaagcttcatttttaaataaggTTCGAACATTCGATAGTGCTTcagatatctcaaaaattggtgGAAACTCAGTTTTTAAGACATTTCGTCTAgagatacaaaaaatttctaaaattttaaaacccaTTTAgtatgatatttttcaatttcgaatcTTAAAAATGACTTTTAATTATTTCCCCACAAACCATAGGCCACCTTTATCTCTGAAATAACAAGCGTCTGgttgtcaaattttcacctGGAAGTTCGATATAATTGGcattctttttgattttcatgcCCAGCGGTGGCAGGTTTTCTTGTGAGTTGAATATTATATCAGATTCTAATGTGGATGGGGTTTCTGAAAAGGTTAAGGTAGAACGTTTGGTGTAATTGATAGAACATGTACCTGCGGTAAGATCAACAGTGTAGAATGTTGTTGTAGTAGAATCAGAGTAAGCAGTTGTGGTTTCTATTGCCCGGGTGCTTGAGGAAGCAGACGTGGATGGTGAGCCAATATAATTGAATGATACTGAGTTGGCAGATGAAAATAAGGTTTCGGCAGGTTTTCGAATAActgaaaacatataaaaataaacaaaactgtaaaaaaaagttttaaatatattttctcacCCTGCTCgattgaattttggaattgagGAGATGACTGAACAGTTTTGTTGTCATCTAGAGTTGTCTCGTATTTCGTAAAACAATCGGCTCCATTTTTCATCTCCTGCGTGATACTAAAAATGTCTTtctcacgaaaaaaaatcaataatttccctTCTTACCGGAAAAGTTTGCCGTGACCCGGAATAACATAGTCGGCATAGCAGATCACCTTATTCCGACTAATCTTTCCAATTATTGGGTTCCATGCTTCTTGAAACCAGATACCTGCCGCCTCGTTGGCATCCTCTTCGTTGTAGAACAGGTCACATGAAAAATCGCATCATTATTTGCAGAACTGGGAGAGAACTGGCGCTTACCAGCAACCGCAATTATTCCGCAACACGAGACGTTGTGCACCATGACTGTCACATCTTGAGCAGTGTGACCAGGGGTGTTCCAGAGTTGAACGTTTTTTGTTAGTTGCATGATATCCttctaaaaaatggaaaactacTAGTAATGTTGACATGCAATGAAAATGGTATTGAAATTACTATACACATGAAATgcaatttgaacatttttgagctCAATTGAACACATTGTGTTCGAGTATCAGGAAATCGcgaaaaattcttaaaaacataattttccaCATTCTGAAACGCGTACCCGCGTTTGGATATTGTCGCAACAAACGCAAATAACATAACTTCTTAGTACTTTTCGTGCCCgcttttcatagtttttcaggATAATTGGAACGAATaggaatatttttgattgtctggtatttttttttgaaaataaaaaaatacatgagacagttgcaaactttttgtgaagagacttttttaaataaatgctTTCGACTTTTTCAATTAGAATATTGCGTTATGAAAACGACCTAGGTATCCATTGAATTCACAGCTGTAGAATTTCTGACTGGCCttaaacattttagaaaattggtaGTTAACTGTCGTAGCTAATAGTCCAGAACAAATATGTATCAAGTTGAGTTGTAAACCGTTACCAAATTACTAATAAATATACTAACCGTGTGAAGTTCTGTAGAAATGAAGTTAGTATCGGAATACTCATAACTCCCAAAAAAGTGTCTcgcatttggaaaaaagttccCTTGCCCAAAGTGATCAGGATGTCCATGAGTAGTGACCACATATTGTATTTCACCCGGCACAATGTTTCTTGACGCAATTCCCTTTAACATGAGCTCTTTCGAATGAACATCCGTTGCGGATGGTGAATCAACAACAATGTAATGGCCTCCATCATATACCATGCTGACCGATGCGGTTAAGTTCATACCCTGGAACGGAAAACGACTATTAGGACGCCTAACAATCTTCTAATTTTAGTTTAACTTTTTGTCTCTTTGACTTTTTGACTCACATGCTGAACTCGTTTCAGACTTCCTTCTACTAATTGCTGCACGTACGTtggattttgtttttgtgcTGGCTCAATGTAGAACTGAAAACATTTGTAttcatttgagtttttcaggGGGTCGCCGACATATATCACACATTCAAATTGTTTGACACTACATGCCGACCACAATTTTGATATAATTAAGAATATACTGATAACATAAACTCGTTTTTATTACTTTATTACCTGTATCGTTCTACTGCTGACAAAACCAAcccaaaaaagcaaaatatatattaagGGTGTCATAAGTGAAAGTTTCCGGACCAAGAGCCCGGTCGAAAAAAGGTTCGTTAATGAATGGCACAAAACAACCGTAATCTAAGGCGGCAAAAGTGGGTTGTGCCACTTTGCCAAGGTTAAAGCTTCTTCTTGCCGGCCCCTCATTGTCCCTACCGGCGACCGCATTAGCCTTGTCCGGAATACCGAACAAGCATTGTGCGCATCGTCGATGAGCATTGTCTTTGCATTTCAAACAATACACTGATACACGCTAGGCTTCTGTccgccgttttttttttctgttgtttctCGCTCAGTTTCTTCCGTGCTGCCGCTGACCAACCATCTAGTATGTGCGGAGAGCAGAAACCATAGTTTAGTCGTAAAATTGTAGGaaagtgttttaaaaattgaaggtaTAAAGTATAAAGAGTGTTGTTTGAAAGCAAATTAGAAGtataataaatttgaaaaaaaaattaattatgaaGTTTTGTGATGTTCATCTCTAAAACAGCAGAATGATACAATAACCATAACAATCGACAAGGCAATGAGAccagctgaaaatcaattaaagTATGTATTAATGcactaattttgaatatatcaTCACTTACCGCCAAGTCCAACAGCTATCCAACAAATTGTGTTAACCGTGCTGACAGGTGTGAACAATTGAGAATTTAGCTGATCAATTGTATTCTGATCCATATAGAATGATTCATTCACCCACGCCAATGGATACGCTCCAGGTCTCATCACCGAGTAAGATCGAATATGTTTGAACTGGTTGACAAGCATGTTAATTTGCAGTCTCTTCTGAGCTTGAAGCACTGTTCCGGTATTCTGAACattataaaactgtttttcaaattaaagatttaaaaGTACCGGTTCAATATCCAACATAGTCTCATCATTATCATATGTCGGTTTGAATCTAGGAACAAACTTTGAGACAACTTTACTGGCTTGATAGAAATGCGGCTTTGACATGATAATGGGGCCACCGGTACATTGGCTGATATCCAATAGTCCACTTGGTAAACATGCGCTTTGAGCTGGATACTCATATGATCCGTACTTTAATGGTATGCAgtatctgcaaaaatttgttattcCTACGACGTAAATCCCcattgcaaacaaaaaaagtgttgcAACCTTTCTATTTGCTGGGTAGCTTTCCCTAATTCTCACCCGCAATTTTCATCAAGACTGTAGTCGAATTGTGTCGGAGGCATCACGAAACGATATCCTTTGAATCCTTTTACAGTTACTTCACGATCGAATACAAAATGGATCGTTCTACATACATCCGACACGAATGCTGGTAGAATGTCAGTCttttttacaaagtttttgaagtaGTCACCATCTGTGTATACAAAATCGGTCGATGTCAAGAATTGTAGTACTTACTAGTTCCAGTCAGCACCAACGCCGAGTTCGGGTCCTTGCAGTACGTTTTATTAGCGTAGGGCCACCTAAATGTTTAACTTTATTTGAACTGAtctagttttgaaatatatctTACCACATTGGAGGAAGTGTATTACCAATACTGTTGAACAAGGAGTTATTCGAAATACTTCTAAACTCTGTCATATATCCTGCTTTAAGTGGATCGGTTTTTCCTGTGAGCACCGTATTTATAATGTCACTGGTTCCATTTAACGGCTAAAAGTTTCACTTTAGATTTTAGCACTTAAATAAGAGCTCACATTAAGTTGAATTGGTGGATCGTCAAGAGGTTTCGGTGCAGTTCCAAACAAAAAGTGCAGCATGCCCAATGCTTCgtccaaaaacttttctacaAATGGAGTTTTATAGCCCGAAAAGAGCAATTGATCGACAGTCTGAAAAACTATAGTTTGACAAATCTACAcaacttattttgaaataccACAGTTGTGAACGGAGACACATTGAATAAGCTGATCAGTGTACCCAGTTCTCCTTCGATTAAAGCTCCCAGATTTGAACATGTTTGGTTGGCGTTTGGTTTTCCCTAAAACATGGACAATTGTTATTTTATTCGAGTGCGaggattttatgtttttccaaattttcgtgCAAGATTACACGTTCTAAAAGATTCATTAGAAAAACGCATAAAGAtgctttttcacaaaatttttatagaaaaagttcaaaatttaaaacttgacGTCAATTCTATCGGATTCAAGTGGCATTGCAACTTGATGTCTTAAAAAATAGCTCGTGTTTAAAAGAGCAGCGATATTGAAAAtactttaatgaaaaatttgatagcaTAAACTGATTCAATCGTTACCAGTTTGCAAAAGAAACAATAATGAATTTTGagcagaaatttattttccctACGCACCCATAAATTCAGtatttacttgttttttttttaattataattttctgatacttttttttaagtttaaagatttttggttttacatATACATAATACACTATTTTTACTCATTTCAACTTAAAATTACAAAGTTTTTTAGGCGACGAGATTATTGAAGTATTTAATTAGCCCAAAAAATACGGAATATAAGTTGACTTAAAAATCCGTACTTTTAGTTTCCAAACCAATTTTGCTCCCAGTTTTTCTACAACTCACCTTCATTATTGCGTGACAAATTGTTGCAGCAAGTGGGTTTTTTAGTATACCTTCTATCACTGTATCAATTTGGTCGATTCCCACTTGAAATCCCATATCCGGAATCAAAACTTTATCCTTATACGGGTCACATCCTAAAACGTGATATTTCACTCaatactttgaaaactttttaccTGCACACGACTTGTTCGGGTTGAAcacaaatgtttgaatttggCGGAACTCCATGaattctccattttcagaaaagtttaatTTGTCCATAGTAAGAATCTCActgaaatgaaataatttgaaatacttCGTAGCTAGAAATCCTTACTCAAATGCATAGGGACCCTTTTCTCGAACATCCGGGTAAATTGCTCGATTCATTATTCCGATTGTGTTGGTGTAGTCATAAACCCAGTACTGCATAGTAGAAATGTATTTGGAATTGACCCAACTGTCAGTAAAAGAGTTGAGTGTTCCATCAGCATTCAACCCTAGAACTTTGCTCTGAAAAAGTTTCTAGGCTTCATGACAATTCACTTATTCTCTTACGTCATTAATTTGATTATTGACAATGTTAGGGAACACATTAAGCACAATTACTAGTCCGGCAACCAGAAGAGCAGCTCCAATCAGGAATATAATTCCAGCCGACACCTGACATATACAGGATCTGCTGGCCATTGTACCCAGTTGTTCTGTAAAAATAATTCGGGAGTTAGAAAACGATTAAAGACTATAAAATGACACCGAGTGAACAACTTTCCTCCAACCGTCAGGTTATCTTTGGCAAGAAAAGAGTTAATAGTCAGTCGATAGACTGCAGTTTCTGACCGAACAACAGATAAGGCTACGCTCGCGTTGGGTTCTTCATATCAATTGCCAACGGTGctgattggaaaaaaaatgccgGAATCACGCTTGGTGCCTAGAATTTCGGCAGgaaacaatttaaacaaatGCAATAAAACACATCTTAAAGTAGCCAAAGTGAAAAGAACACCATCTTATAATATTGAGTTTCAAATTATGGAACACATTCTGTGGAAGCatgatatttttcacaatCTTCGGTCAATGTTTTGCTAAATtaccaaattgaaaaaaaactgtggatttttgaaaaatttatagcATTGCTGAATGTTTGAATCTTATGATCACAGTGAATTCGCACTCAAAAAACGTGCTTCCACATTACTTATGTATACTGAACAGTTCTCAATAGACACTTTGCAAATTTCCTGTTATGTTCGAATACAAATATTTAAGATATACTTattataaaatatataaaatgtagaaaaacgtttttttgccgaattttatAACTTGGAAAAGACAAGCATTCTCTAGTTTTTGAATGTAGCTTTCAAAagattgtgcaattttttgaaaccattCAGTTTCAGTTTGATAGTTGCTCATTTTAGCAGCATACGTTTCTCACCTTTAAATCCtgatctcaaaaattgatcacTTTCAATTCTCCGAGGTTACGGATTTGCAATTTGTTGccgtgaaaatgttttttgggaatatcaatttttattcgcatttgtatttttatcacAGTATTCATTAAAATAACTGAATTAATCAGCACTTTTCTATTACAACGGTATTGAATTAAATTATCGCAGAATTGAATCATGGTACAATcgataaaataaataacaaaaaattgaagttcggCAATTACAAACTGCAAATTAGTTCCTAGCTCAATCATATTAACCAGAAGTTTTAATTTGCAGTTTATAAATGTACaaataacaattttcgaatagttttataaaacaattGGAGACGGTTTCCTCGACACCAAAAACCATTCTTCCATCAAGTTGTACGCAAGATTTTCTCTATTATCCTGAAGAAAAGCGATCGCATTCGTGCATTGTTTGTACTCTGCAATCAGTTGTCCTGCTCCGGTGTAGGCTTCTTTCATATGGCATTCTTTCAGATTTAAAGTTCCATCATCGTCCTTCTAAACCACATTTTGTTTgaaggaactttttttttgaatttacctTTGCGTAGTAGATCAACTTGTTCATAACAAACTCAGCCGCATTTACATgttgatctgaaattgtttgagTAAGTAGTTGGTAATTTAAAGGATTAGTTGGTAATTTAGTCAGGAATTGACTAATCAAGACCTGGATAATAAGACAACTGTAACctgtaactttgaaaattgaacaaaatacTTTTATATCTTACtaataatttattagaaaGACAAGTCTTTTAAAACCAGGAGAACAAAATATATCTCGAAATATTTGAGACCAAGACACTGAAAACAAGGAGAAAACTCCTCAACTGAACCCTTAAccttaaataaaaacaataaaaacctaAAACTTGTAACAATGGAAAACGGTGAGCCTTACGGCGTCGACCGGCTTGCACCCGTTCTTGCGGAAGTAGTGATGAGAAATCTTGGATTCGCGTCGCCGTGTGCGCAAGGCACTGAAAGTGCGTCAACAAGATCGGAAGGCGCGAAACTTGTTGAGCAGGAAATCAGAGGTTTTGGCGtgtcaaaatgacaaaagagcTTGCGTTgagggaaaaataaaagagaaaacgGGTAAAACCCGACATCCCCGGCTTTTTCGAGCTCCGCCTCCCTGATCCCGACACACACAGAAAATCGGCTTCAGCTACTACCAAACGGggatacaaaaataattaaacaaaaagcTCTACGGGACCTAAGAGGGAATAAGAGAATAAAGAATAATAACACAGGACCTAacttaaaatatataattccTAGACTTAGACGGGTGGGGAATAagaagataaaaataaaaaatgagggaacctagaattaaaataaaattactacTCTTAAGGGATGGGGATATAATATactgataaaaatataaaataataaaaagaaatttaaatacaCATAGGAATCATGAAGTCACTGAACCTCTGCAGCTTGGCGAGGGGTGAGCTCGACTTGACGACTTCTCCAATCCTGAGACCGTGATGGAACTTGACTGACGTCCCATCTCCATCCATAACACATGCCAACTTCCGAACGGCACGAACTCCAAGGTGGATCCTTGCGAGGACGTGATTCTTGAACGAATCTTTGCCAACTCATGTCATTCCAATTCTCATGACTCCAATTGTTCCAATCCAACATATCAGATACTGTACCATAACATGCTTGTTGTGACAAGTCAGTTGGTGGATCTGTACGTGGACGCATTTCCTCATTGACTCTACGCTTcattttcttgtcaaaaaatcCGCCACAGGCACATCTCCCGGCTTTTGTAGTCCGGCCTTTTGTATCTGATTGTTCAATGAGTTGTGCATAATGTGCTCAATCTTATCATTTTCATTGTCACAGGATTTTTCCTGGATTGTAATTGACTCAATTGCTGTGGTTTCTTTTTGAATGGCATCAGTGTCTTCATTCTTATAGTCAATATCTGGAGAATCAATAATTTGAGTCTCATGTTCAATCTCATAAtcagttttggaacattcagTTGTAACAATAGACATagaatcacaattttgaaaattttccaaaatgttggAGTTCAGTGGGGGACCCAAGTATGTATCCTTGGCTTTCTGGTCCACTTTCTCCTTTTCAAAAGCATTTTCTATGTGATCAGTGTCAATTCCATAACTTTCAATACAAGATTCCTTTGGAGAATGTGAAAATCTCATACTTGTTTCCACTTCACAACTGTCTGTAACATTCTCGAAGTACTGTACATCACTTATATTAGAGCATTTGAATGCATTCTCATATTTTGCAATTGCATTCTTATGATCATACTGTTCCATTTTCAACTTCTCTTCAAGATTTCTTAGCTCATGTCTTTTCTCGCTCATTGCAATCTATTTTAACCCTATCAGATTGCGCCGAGTTCACCCCAATTGAATCGGAGGATGTCTATATTGGAAGTAGTGCCCAGGCCATAGCACCTCCACCTCAGTCTCAGATGTCACTGTCCGCTTAATGGGACATCTACTTAGTAGACATTTGAGGGCAGCTTGCCTGGTTCAACACCATTACGCTTCCGCAAGGCCAGATGAGAAACTCCTAACTCAACTGGGTGTCCAACGCCCCGGATCCAGGTACCACCGAGGGGAGAAAATGATTAGCTCGCGGTGGGGATTGAACCCCTCGCCTATTGCGCAGTAGACGCGCTCACTAACCCATCCCCGGTTCGGCCCCCAAGTCAGGAATTGACTAATCAAGACCTGGATAATAAGACAATTGTAACctgtaactttgaaaattgaacaaaatacTTTTATATCTTACtaataatttattagaaaGACAAGTCTTTTAAAACCAGGAGAACAAAATATATCTCGAAATATTCGAGACCAAGACACTGAAAACAAGGAGAAAACTCCTCAACTGAACCCTTAAccttaaataaaaacaataaaaacctaAAACTTGTAACAATGGAAAACGGTGAGCCTTACGGCGTCGACCGGCTTGCACCCGTTCTTGCGGGAGAAGTGATGAGAAATCTTGGATTCGCGTCGCCGTGTGCGCAAGGCACTGAAAGTGCGTCAACAAGATCGGAAGGCGCGAAACTTGTTGAGCAGGAAATCAGAGGTTTTGGCGtgtcaaaatgacaaaagagttgagggaaaaataaaagagaaaacgGGTAAAACCCGACAATTTAAAGGATTTCAACAACAGTTCGAAAGCCATAATACCCGTTATGCTTTACAACATAAGTTCagtgcaatttttaatgtgtTTACGAAGGTATATATAGAAGCAGAGTagcaaaatagtttttttcttaatttacaAGAAGGGTAGCAAGTTTTTGTGctatttttgctaatttgccTTTAAAAGCGGAAACAATACTTATAATGAAAAAGGTTAACCTGTTTCGGGAATATCGTGTAGAATATTCTTCTCGAAAGATAAATATGACTCGTTTTCTTCA comes from Caenorhabditis elegans chromosome X and encodes:
- the C03F11.2 gene encoding MBL fold metallo-hydrolase (Confirmed by transcript evidence); translated protein: MNLTASVSMVYDGGHYIVVDSPSATDVHSKELMLKGIASRNIVPGEIQYVVTTHGHPDHFGQGNFFPNARHFFGSYEYSDTNFISTELHTKDIMQLTKNVQLWNTPGHTAQDVTVMVHNVSCCGIIAVAGDLFYNEEDANEAAGIWFQEAWNPIIGKISRNKVICYADYVIPGHGKLFRITQEMKNGADCFTKYETTLDDNKTVQSSPQFQNSIEQVIRKPAETLFSSANSVSFNYIGSPSTSASSSTRAIETTTAYSDSTTTTFYTVDLTAETPSTLESDIIFNSQENLPPLGMKIKKNANYIELPDLSGDVHPMVQSFAKKVSDVLKQPQNEAEISKMMPHLKKWQTTLTKLWKQYMNAN
- the scav-1 gene encoding SCAVenger receptor (CD36 family) related (Product from WormBase gene class scav;~Confirmed by transcript evidence), which translates into the protein MASRSCICQVSAGIIFLIGAALLVAGLVIVLNVFPNIVNNQINDSKVLGLNADGTLNSFTDSWVNSKYISTMQYWVYDYTNTIGIMNRAIYPDVREKGPYAFDEILTMDKLNFSENGEFMEFRQIQTFVFNPNKSCAGCDPYKDKVLIPDMGFQVGIDQIDTVIEGILKNPLAATICHAIMKGKPNANQTCSNLGALIEGELGTLISLFNVSPFTTVTVDQLLFSGYKTPFVEKFLDEALGMLHFLFGTAPKPLDDPPIQLNPLNGTSDIINTVLTGKTDPLKAGYMTEFRSISNNSLFNSIGNTLPPMWWPYANKTYCKDPNSALVLTGTNGDYFKNFVKKTDILPAFVSDVCRTIHFVFDREVTVKGFKGYRFVMPPTQFDYSLDENCGYCIPLKYGSYEYPAQSACLPSGLLDISQCTGGPIIMSKPHFYQASKVVSKFVPRFKPTYDNDETMLDIEPNTGTVLQAQKRLQINMLVNQFKHIRSYSVMRPGAYPLAWVNESFYMDQNTIDQLNSQLFTPVSTVNTICWIAVGLGAGLIALSIVMVIVSFCCFRDEHHKTS